One region of Mugil cephalus isolate CIBA_MC_2020 chromosome 17, CIBA_Mcephalus_1.1, whole genome shotgun sequence genomic DNA includes:
- the ythdf2 gene encoding YTH domain-containing family protein 2 isoform X1: MSEAVSVSSLTGRINTVTTSARPGDKLQATTERPKGQANKVQNGAVTQKDTLNDDEFEPYLNTQARQSNAYTAMSDSYMPSYYSPSIGFSYSLNEAAWSTGGDPPMPYLASYGQLSNGEPHYLPDAMFGQPGPLGSNPFLGQHGFNFFPSGIDFAAWGNSSSQGQSGTPQSSGYSSSYAYAPSSIGGAMIDGQSPFAPAANEPLNKAPGMNSLDQGMAGLKIGGGAAPGGNGDMAPKVVGSGLPGGGPLGPVSSVGPPSMPPVSITPAKPASWADIASKPAKPQPKLKTKGGMAGANLPPPPIKHNMDIGTWDNKGTMPKAATPQQVPSIPTNGQPPNQASPQPGATAAGNPQMPLSNGQLVAPVSQMGQHQLPPNAQAGMTQMPQPPLSQGPPPPSQQQQPSQPTRWVPPRNRANGFGDASGSGTGQSPPTSSGVGVVPGVPSEPHPVLEKLRMVNNYNPKDFDWNPKQGRVFIIKSYSEDDIHRSIKYNIWCSTEHGNKRLDTAYRSLGGKGPLYLLFSVNGSGHFCGVAEMRSPVDYNTSAGVWSQDKWKGRFDVRWIFVKDVPNSQLRHIRLENNENKPVTNSRDTQEVPLDKARQVLKIIAGYKHTTSIFDDFSHYEKRQEEEECVKKVEVQGSEPYPSNPSNRSHYRLQERQGRVK; encoded by the exons AGACCGAAAGGCCAAGCTAATAAAG TGCAAAACGGAGCTGTGACCCAAAAGGATACTTTGAATGATGATGAGTTTGAGCCTTACCTGAATACTCAGGCCAGACAG agcAATGCCTATACGGCCATGTCGGACTCGTACATGCCCAGCTACTACAGCCCCTCCATAGGATTTTCCTACTCCCTGAATGAGGCAGCATGGTCCACAGGTGGGGACCCACCTATGCCTTATCTGGCCTCCTATGGACAGCTGAGCAATGGGGAACCCCACTACCTCCCGGACGCTATGTTTGGCCAGCCAGGCCCCCTGGGGAGCAACCCATTCCTGGGCCAGCACGGCTTCAACTTTTTCCCCAGTGGCATCGACTTTGCAGCATGGGGTAATAGCAGCTCTCAGGGACAGTCGGGGACACCGCAGAGCTCTGGCTACAGCAGCAGCTATGCCTATGCTCCCAGCTCAATTGGCGGTGCCATGATCGACGGACAGTCCCCATTTGCACCTGCTGCCAACGAGCCACTTAATAAAGCACCTGGTATGAACAGCCTTGACCAGGGTATGGCAGGGCTTAAGattggtggtggtgctgctccGGGAGGTAATGGGGACATGGCTCCTAAGGTGGTCGGCTCTGGCTTGCCTGGGGGTGGTCCCCTTGGCCCTGTATCATCTGTTGGACCTCCCAGCATGCCTCCTGTCTCGATTACCCCTGCCAAGCCCGCATCCTGGGCCGATATTGCCAGCAAGCCAGCCAAGCCTCAGCCCAAGCTTAAAACCAAGGGTGGCATGGCTGGCGCAAATTTGCCTCCTCCGCCCATTAAACACAACATGGACATCGGCACTTGGGACAATAAGGGCACTATGCCCAAAGCTGCCACTCCTCAGCAGGTGCCCTCTATTCCCACCAATGGGCAGCCGCCAAATCAGGCTTCACCACAGCCTGGAGCTACTGCTGCAGGGAACCCACAAATGCCCCTGAGTAATGGACAGCTGGTTGCACCTGTTTCCCAGATGGGCCAGCATCAGCTCCCGCCCAATGCGCAGGCAGGTATGACTCAAATGCCCCAGCCTCCTCTCTCCCAGGGCCCTCCACCTCCAAGCCAACAGCAGCAACCTTCTCAGCCTACTCGCTGGGTCCCTCCACGGAACCGGGCAAATGGATTTGGGGATGCCAGTGGGAGCGGTACAGGCCAGTCACCTCCCACCTCTTCTGGTGTGGGCGTGGTTCCTGGGGTTCCCTCTGAACCTCATCCAGTTTTAGAGAAGCTGCGCATGGTCAACAATTACAACCCCAAGGACTTTGACTGGAATCCCAAACAGGGGCGGGTGTTTATCATCAAGAGCTACTCAGAGGATGACATCCACCGCTCCATCAAGTACAACATCTGGTGCAGCACAGAGCATGGTAACAAGAGGCTTGACACGGCTTACCGTTCACTTGGAGGCAAAGGGCCACTTTATCTTCTGTTCAGCGTCAACGGGAGTGGTCACTTCTGTGGGGTAGCGGAGATGCGCTCACCCGTGGACTACAACACGTCTGCTGGCGTGTGGTCGCAGGACAAATGGAAGGGTCGTTTTGATGTGCGCTGGATCTTTGTTAAGGACGTTCCCAACAGTCAGCTGAGGCACATTCGACTGGAGAACAACGAAAATAAGCCAGTGACCAACTCTCGGGACACACAGGAGGTGCCGCTGGATAAGGCCAGGCAGGTGCTTAAGATCAtcgctggatataaacacaccACTTCCATCTTTGATGACTTTTCTCACTACGAGAAGcgtcaggaggaggaagagtgtgTGAAAAAG GTGGAGGTCCAAGGCAGCGAGCCATATCCCAGCAACCCAAGCAACAGGAGTCATTACAGGCTTCAG GAGCGCCAAGGACGAGTCAAGTAA
- the ythdf2 gene encoding YTH domain-containing family protein 2 isoform X2: MSASSLLEQRPKGQANKVQNGAVTQKDTLNDDEFEPYLNTQARQSNAYTAMSDSYMPSYYSPSIGFSYSLNEAAWSTGGDPPMPYLASYGQLSNGEPHYLPDAMFGQPGPLGSNPFLGQHGFNFFPSGIDFAAWGNSSSQGQSGTPQSSGYSSSYAYAPSSIGGAMIDGQSPFAPAANEPLNKAPGMNSLDQGMAGLKIGGGAAPGGNGDMAPKVVGSGLPGGGPLGPVSSVGPPSMPPVSITPAKPASWADIASKPAKPQPKLKTKGGMAGANLPPPPIKHNMDIGTWDNKGTMPKAATPQQVPSIPTNGQPPNQASPQPGATAAGNPQMPLSNGQLVAPVSQMGQHQLPPNAQAGMTQMPQPPLSQGPPPPSQQQQPSQPTRWVPPRNRANGFGDASGSGTGQSPPTSSGVGVVPGVPSEPHPVLEKLRMVNNYNPKDFDWNPKQGRVFIIKSYSEDDIHRSIKYNIWCSTEHGNKRLDTAYRSLGGKGPLYLLFSVNGSGHFCGVAEMRSPVDYNTSAGVWSQDKWKGRFDVRWIFVKDVPNSQLRHIRLENNENKPVTNSRDTQEVPLDKARQVLKIIAGYKHTTSIFDDFSHYEKRQEEEECVKKVEVQGSEPYPSNPSNRSHYRLQERQGRVK; this comes from the exons ATGTCAGCCAGCAGCCTCCTTGAACAG AGACCGAAAGGCCAAGCTAATAAAG TGCAAAACGGAGCTGTGACCCAAAAGGATACTTTGAATGATGATGAGTTTGAGCCTTACCTGAATACTCAGGCCAGACAG agcAATGCCTATACGGCCATGTCGGACTCGTACATGCCCAGCTACTACAGCCCCTCCATAGGATTTTCCTACTCCCTGAATGAGGCAGCATGGTCCACAGGTGGGGACCCACCTATGCCTTATCTGGCCTCCTATGGACAGCTGAGCAATGGGGAACCCCACTACCTCCCGGACGCTATGTTTGGCCAGCCAGGCCCCCTGGGGAGCAACCCATTCCTGGGCCAGCACGGCTTCAACTTTTTCCCCAGTGGCATCGACTTTGCAGCATGGGGTAATAGCAGCTCTCAGGGACAGTCGGGGACACCGCAGAGCTCTGGCTACAGCAGCAGCTATGCCTATGCTCCCAGCTCAATTGGCGGTGCCATGATCGACGGACAGTCCCCATTTGCACCTGCTGCCAACGAGCCACTTAATAAAGCACCTGGTATGAACAGCCTTGACCAGGGTATGGCAGGGCTTAAGattggtggtggtgctgctccGGGAGGTAATGGGGACATGGCTCCTAAGGTGGTCGGCTCTGGCTTGCCTGGGGGTGGTCCCCTTGGCCCTGTATCATCTGTTGGACCTCCCAGCATGCCTCCTGTCTCGATTACCCCTGCCAAGCCCGCATCCTGGGCCGATATTGCCAGCAAGCCAGCCAAGCCTCAGCCCAAGCTTAAAACCAAGGGTGGCATGGCTGGCGCAAATTTGCCTCCTCCGCCCATTAAACACAACATGGACATCGGCACTTGGGACAATAAGGGCACTATGCCCAAAGCTGCCACTCCTCAGCAGGTGCCCTCTATTCCCACCAATGGGCAGCCGCCAAATCAGGCTTCACCACAGCCTGGAGCTACTGCTGCAGGGAACCCACAAATGCCCCTGAGTAATGGACAGCTGGTTGCACCTGTTTCCCAGATGGGCCAGCATCAGCTCCCGCCCAATGCGCAGGCAGGTATGACTCAAATGCCCCAGCCTCCTCTCTCCCAGGGCCCTCCACCTCCAAGCCAACAGCAGCAACCTTCTCAGCCTACTCGCTGGGTCCCTCCACGGAACCGGGCAAATGGATTTGGGGATGCCAGTGGGAGCGGTACAGGCCAGTCACCTCCCACCTCTTCTGGTGTGGGCGTGGTTCCTGGGGTTCCCTCTGAACCTCATCCAGTTTTAGAGAAGCTGCGCATGGTCAACAATTACAACCCCAAGGACTTTGACTGGAATCCCAAACAGGGGCGGGTGTTTATCATCAAGAGCTACTCAGAGGATGACATCCACCGCTCCATCAAGTACAACATCTGGTGCAGCACAGAGCATGGTAACAAGAGGCTTGACACGGCTTACCGTTCACTTGGAGGCAAAGGGCCACTTTATCTTCTGTTCAGCGTCAACGGGAGTGGTCACTTCTGTGGGGTAGCGGAGATGCGCTCACCCGTGGACTACAACACGTCTGCTGGCGTGTGGTCGCAGGACAAATGGAAGGGTCGTTTTGATGTGCGCTGGATCTTTGTTAAGGACGTTCCCAACAGTCAGCTGAGGCACATTCGACTGGAGAACAACGAAAATAAGCCAGTGACCAACTCTCGGGACACACAGGAGGTGCCGCTGGATAAGGCCAGGCAGGTGCTTAAGATCAtcgctggatataaacacaccACTTCCATCTTTGATGACTTTTCTCACTACGAGAAGcgtcaggaggaggaagagtgtgTGAAAAAG GTGGAGGTCCAAGGCAGCGAGCCATATCCCAGCAACCCAAGCAACAGGAGTCATTACAGGCTTCAG GAGCGCCAAGGACGAGTCAAGTAA